In a single window of the Nakaseomyces glabratus chromosome B, complete sequence genome:
- the RIF1 gene encoding DNA-binding protein RIF1 (CAGL0B03399g~Protein involved in sub-telomeric silencing and regulation of biofilm formation; involved in regulation of telomere length; mutants display increased colonization of mouse kidneys relative to wild-type; required for silencing at MTL3) has translation MSDGSADRKGKMRALDILSKHLRGKNSDKTTPTRYGHKSVELESILRKDNIVSSPLESRDHQESQRINNPHSNTASPTPKRRKLNTQAISSDNKTKQVLSIGELSHPDMQSTPARSRIMKKDIGDQNMSSSEIYSPSVNKSVSFLDESNKNSESTSSNSSPRHSPTSKPKKSILRNSSSPEHNKQRMNDKYGKPIAANVHLSRSENHSKNQYSPDNLQFWGNGEIHSLSSNNSVAEFEKLFLGALKILMQSKNPEYGAKKFEVHATINNIMPSFSSTTSNQFIEKAAHIVKDNLKIIANISIEHLRDEQNSLLQDKEKKNPFSIRLYIQIVRFFTNLFGSFIINKFLISSKALCERMKQVYELSLEALKNENSNKMMLICQMTFLRDEKLSYISFTEDEGKHMIQIINQIRDIPSTNAICEKLMLIKQFLIKFPGPMISTIPEWLPTQVISKIVFSEDVYSTKTGFTAISVLLELLKRCIDHSIGHEYVFQCLHIDSTALYFGDSKDKKLQWSNNTLEQTYDINETHLAAILRDHIDYLVNSKREYKLAMDMWLSFMGLLFNSKGRLAFLASKEGEKWVDINLNCLSVNDPKCRILSLKVWRILIYCVTNNIDFLGEKEAKKISQVLLNPVNVTVNKLEDNSTFMGVKYLLNDFFFSTCGITNKCKPTTNIVLWGNFIFPMLATLLNYSANEDVKFELDTYIGKLLTKAIQNQKNVDKTKSLHPIKVIASEGVSVDDISALQLSQLPYLLETLGSVILLYVLNSKSQNHSQTRMLILEYLEQIPNNQITLSTLCRCISMFYEYYNSIDFIANSPRSLISDMSRVCIKFKDIIFDDNYNVFRNFILSFLMLFQEEEHHVDNLLQELIQNALQANISELKLIEGILSLKKTDCDLFAINWVGKKLLSPSVQEGDFILYSRIVAKISEKQTIVNFLDLADKLGFEVNPTEILRISFWKPSGLVIFLEEYIAKHHVDFADIVSSIIDADRLNNVELFSYVLKHLPENQKSAFIKQHYTKCPLIWNQGVLIDDYDLIDITLDCEICTFIAHHFSFLSTSSKAKLLIIFIEKDMYDLLVQFRYNLIQEFLPTLTIYKKDDIITTVQQHLINYCFAKNSFVLLDCIEPSTLTSRTLEDVIKLLEKSYEDNITFVPAKYIIFIDNLPMDTKINTTEILRVYLVTGDVTQCLFFLTSLINDKKMVPLTRCRNEVFDFFIALDSSNDLSIKAKAVTTFESLINVIFLLRKKVDIGFLSQYIARLPERPSRYLVDLSEKLILNKSFNRSKFRNSSSFNDLHTHVRTWCNQLDNTSGSPRETTPISAAHINDHINKNALSLEKDKDNLTNNTEQQKNIPNSKSQEISKFSSNIADANDLPSNTRESNCDGSQSTEPAGGKMIKIDKGQISADMKNNKIAPRQISSIASEPDTLVNSNIDNKSMIEKGKNGDKTVNNNATTNDFEYRTSEDPIVSVNIPIFNSRVSGLDKLNNQKISDEYVISSHDLELARNGLQNQAQLHDMHEGYKKKSANLLTQHNMRPPFEDVAIPTHKELKIPIFNSLILKSTNQQPMIPNSQRKVQSEVAIRKRPLGNPSTQGQYTDIENERVRDYDDSQSLEDSADIRLHFPNKRARRIVSKLRGFSEYDMGQLSAEEKRNLRIELLDFLMKIEYHTITD, from the coding sequence ATGAGTGATGGCTCAGCAGATAGAAAAGGCAAAATGCGTGCCCTTGACATTTTATCAAAGCATTTGCGAGGGAAAAACAGTGACAAGACCACTCCAACAAGATATGGTCATAAAAGTGTAGAACTGGAAAGTATACTACGAAAGGACAACATTGTTAGTAGTCCTTTAGAATCAAGGGATCATCAGGAGTCTCAGAGAATCAATAACCCTCATTCTAATACAGCCTCACCTACTccaaagagaagaaagctCAATACCCAAGCGATATCAAGTGACAATAAGACGAAACAAGTACTCTCAATTGGGGAGTTATCGCACCCAGATATGCAGTCAACTCCTGCCAGGAGTCGCATCATGAAAAAGGATATTGGCGACCAAAATATGTCATCTAGTGAAATCTATTCACCGAGCGTTAACAAATCAGTCAGCTTTCTTGATGAAAGTAATAAAAACTCCGAATCGACAAGTTCCAATTCTTCTCCAAGGCATTCACCCACATCTAAACCCAAAAAATCCATTCTAAGAAACTCATCTTCACCTGAGCATAACAAGCAGAGAATGAATGACAAATACGGAAAACCGATAGCGGCTAATGTACATTTGTCTCGATCTGAAAATCATTCTAAAAATCAATACTCACCAGATAATTTACAGTTCTGGGGAAATGGAGAGATACACAGCCTTTCGAGTAATAATTCCGTAGCAGAGTTTGAAAAGCTATTTTTGGGGGCcttgaaaatattaatgcAATCGAAAAATCCTGAATATGGAGCTAAAAAGTTTGAAGTGCATGCCACTATAAATAACATTATGCCATCTTTTTCCAGTACAACATCTAAtcaatttattgaaaaggCTGCCCATATTGTGAAGGACAATTTGAAGATAATTGCCAATATAAGTATCGAGCACCTACGCGATGAACAAAACTCTCTTTTACAAGAcaaggaaaaaaagaatcCCTTTAGTATCAGACTTTACATCCAAATTGTGAGGTTTTTTACTAATTTATTTGGCTCTTTTattatcaacaaatttCTTATCAGCAGTAAGGCTTTATGCGAAAGAATGAAACAAGTTTATGAGCTTTCTCTTGAAGCTTTGAAAAACGAGAACTCTAATAAGATGATGTTGATATGCCAAATGACGTTTTTGAGAGATGAGAAGCTCAGTTATATAAGTTTCACTGAAGATGAGGGTAAACATATGATTCAAATTATAAATCAAATACGGGACATACCTAGTACCAATGCCATTTGTGAGAAATTGATGTTAATCAAGCAGTTTTTAATTAAGTTTCCTGGACCTATGATATCTACAATTCCAGAATGGCTTCCAACACAAgttatttcaaagattgTCTTCTCTGAGGATGTTTACTCAACAAAAACCGGATTTACAGCGATTTCGGTACTCTTAGAACTTCTTAAGAGATGTATTGATCACTCAATAGGCCATGAATATGTATTTCAGTGTTTACACATCGATTCTACAGCTCTGTACTTTGGAGATTCAAAAGACAAAAAGCTACAGTGGTCTAATAATACTTTGGAACAAACATATGACATAAATGAGACTCATCTTGCAGCTATTCTAAGAGATCATATTGACTACCTAGTTAACTCCAAGAGAGAGTATAAATTGGCAATGGACATGTGGTTATCATTTATGGGCCTCCTTTTCAATAGTAAAGGAAGGCTGGCATTTCTTGCATCAAAAGAGGGTGAAAAGTGGGTAGATATCAATCTGAACTGCTTATCGGTGAACGATCCAAAGTGTAGGATATTATCACTTAAGGTATGGAGGATTCTTATCTATTGTGTGacaaataatattgattttCTGGGTGAAAAGGAAgctaaaaaaatttctcaAGTACTTTTGAATCCTGTTAACGTTACCGTTAATAAACTAGAGGATAATAGTACATTTATGGGAGTTAAATATTTGCTCAatgactttttttttagtacCTGCGGGATAACTAACAAATGTAAACCGACTACAAATATAGTACTTTGGGGGAATTTTATATTTCCGATGCTCGCAACGCTACTCAATTATTCAGCAAATGAAGATGTTAAATTTGAGTTAGATACGTATATCGGGAAGCTTTTGACTAAAGCTATTCAAAATCAGAAGAATGTAgataaaacaaaatctCTACATCCTATAAAGGTCATAGCATCAGAGGGCGTATCCGTTGATGATATATCTGCTCTCCAATTATCTCAGCTTCCCTATTTGCTAGAAACATTGGGCTCTGTCATTCTTCTATATGTGTTGAATAGCAAATCCCAAAATCATAGTCAGACAAGAATGCTAATATTGGAATACTTAGAACAGATACCGAATAATCAAATTACTCTGTCCACACTTTGTAGGTGCATCTCTATGTTTTATGAATACTACAATAGCATCGATTTCATCGCAAATTCTCCACGATCCCTTATCTCTGACATGTCAAGAGTCTGTATTAAATTTAAGgacattatttttgatgataaCTATAATGTTTTTAGGAACTTCATTCTTTCATTTCTCATGctatttcaagaagaagaacatcATGTAGATAATCTACTTCAAGAACTCATACAGAATGCACTGCAGGCAAATATATCGGAGTTAAAACTTATTGAAGGCATTTTGTCTCTCAAGAAAACAGATTGTGATCTGTTTGCTATTAATTGGGTTGGTAAAAAGTTACTCTCACCTTCAGTTCAAGAAGGTgactttattttatattctaGAATTGTTGCAAAAATCAGTGAAAAGCAAACCATTGTTAACTTTCTCGATTTAGCTGATAAACTGGGGTTTGAAGTAAATCCCACGGAAATACTAAGAATTAGTTTTTGGAAACCATCTGGACTTGTTATTTTTCTCGAGGAATATATCGCAAAACATCATGTTGACTTTGCTGATATTGTGAGCTCGATCATAGATGCTGATAGATTAAATAATGTGGAACTTTTTAGCTACGTTCTTAAGCATCTACCAGAAAACCAGAAAAGTGCGTTTATTAAGCAGCATTATACTAAGTGTCCTCTTATCTGGAATCAAGGAGTGTTGATTGATGATTATGATCTTATTGACATTACATTGGACTGTGAAATATGCACATTTATAGCCCATCATTTCTCATTTCTGTCTACTTCCTCCAAGGCAAAATTATTAATCATATTCATTGAGAAAGATATGTATGACTTGCTCGTTCAATTCAGATACAATTTGATACAGGAATTTTTGCCAACCCTAACtatatataaaaaggaTGACATTATAACCACAGTACAGCAACACTTAATTAATTATTGCTTTGCAAAAAATAGTTTTGTCTTGCTAGATTGTATTGAACCATCTACATTGACGTCAAGGACCTTAGAAGATGTTATTAAGCTACTTGAGAAATCGTATGAGGACAACATTACATTTGTTCCGGccaaatatattatttttattgataaCCTACCAATGGATACTAAAATTAATACCACAGAAATTTTAAGAGTGTATCTGGTCACCGGCGATGTTACACAGtgtttgttcttcttgacATCATTAATTAACGATAAGAAAATGGTTCCGTTAACTAGATGCCGAAATGAAGTTTTCGATTTCTTTATTGCCTTGGATTCTTCAAATGACCTAAGCATAAAAGCAAAAGCAGTTACCACTTTTGAGAGTTTAATTAATGTTATCTTTTTACTAAGAAAGAAGGTGGATATTGGATTCTTATCACAATACATTGCCAGATTACCAGAAAGACCATCCAGATATCTAGTTGATTTATCAGagaaattaatattaaataaatcaTTCAACAGAAGTAAGTTCAGAAACTCTTCTAGCTTCAATGATTTACACACACACGTTAGAACATGGTGTAACCAGTTAGATAATACGTCTGGAAGTCCCAGGGAAACTACACCAATCTCAGCAGCCCACATCAATGACcatataaataaaaatgcCTTGAGTCttgaaaaagataaagataaTTTAACAAACAATACTGAACAACAGAAAAATATTCCGAATTCAAAATCTCAAGAAATCTCAAAATTCAGTAGTAACATAGCAGATGCCAATGATCTACCTTCTAACACTAGAGAATCTAACTGTGATGGGTCCCAAAGCACTGAACCAGCTGGAGggaaaatgataaaaatagataAAGGGCAAATTAGCGCAGATATGAAGAATAACAAAATCGCGCCAAGGCAAATTTCTTCTATTGCCAGTGAACCGGATACTTTAGTCAACTCCAATATTGACAATAAATCTATGATTGAAAAGGGTAAAAATGGCGATAAAACAGTTAATAATAATGCAACTACTaatgattttgaatatcGGACATCTGAAGATCCAATTGTTTCCGTTAATATTCCAATTTTCAACTCTAGAGTTTCAGGTCTCGATAAATtaaataatcaaaaaatttcagatGAGTATGTTATTAGTAGTCATGACCTAGAACTTGCCAGAAATGGTTTACAAAACCAGGCACAACTTCATGATATGCATGAGGgatataaaaagaaatctgcAAATCTATTGACTCAACATAACATGAGACCACCATTTGAGGATGTTGCTATTCCAACTCATAAAGAGTTGAAGATTCCAATCTTTAATTCATTGATACTTAAAAGTACCAACCAACAACCAATGATTCCTAACTCTCAAAGAAAAGTGCAATCAGAGGTTGCTATTAGAAAAAGACCACTCGGGAATCCGAGCACACAAGGCCAATACACTGATATAGAGAATGAGAGAGTTCGTGACTATGATGATAGTCAAAGTCTTGAGGATTCTGCTGACATACGACTACATTTTCCTAACAAACGTGCTCGCCGTATCGTTTCCAAACTCAGAGGATTTAGTGAATACGACATGGGCCAGTTATCTGCAGAAGAAAAGCGCAATTTGAGAATTGAGCTTTTGGATTTCCTTATGAAAATCGAATATCATACCATAACCGATTAG
- a CDS encoding uncharacterized protein (CAGL0B03421g~Ortholog(s) have RNA polymerase II core promoter proximal region sequence-specific DNA binding, transcriptional activator activity, RNA polymerase II core promoter proximal region sequence-specific binding activity) codes for MSTTTTIPGAAPKKKRNRIPLSCTICRKRKVKCDKTRPHCNQCTKTGVAHLCHYMEQNWAQDAKKEISKDNELKNLKERCKILEEKLARYMHNPAVTASLGASVVNSPVGLSSPVDAPIKLTNSPMVKLEDDTNMVDDMARPVKEHDYDELDLTRQFDLLHIKSNGTIHLGATHWLAIMKGDPYLKLLWTHIFTMREKLLEYYTNGSGHKRRKRQKNGGKCPIDHSKFKAAESEQKNHFVKTTPMVNDTPKSSIGKCPIDHRAMSNPVGVNSNAGQFQPMHPPHTHIVQNKCPVDHKVNDSNLTSANTDNKNAATKKCPINHSKYTKEKMQGAGLNDKPLTKQEVIEKLCQLLPPKRIIMLYIDKFFKHFYPVIPILDELNFKNNINQIFDLNSLISNTIMSTSSDLELEPITSMTLNKPTDYSNLGILIIIMRLVWLSLPMNSCKIDIENPLLNKLRTDHDFKNEDYESGSLASSLRLKDELQLLKYEVDGFALDLVKKHLIKFDEISSISNTNVNMSTIQFAVFFKFYLMNCANASSQGNSAGNFDNESHQILLSSIMMMAFSCGLHRDPDNFPQLNVVSANLTTDNTRSGPPSNSNRNGSETPSVSPKDTNVSIERAKHTWRKVWYYIVSLDVQQSLLLGSPRLIRNLNDISDTKLPSASKIDYVKDIKELIIIKNYTLFYQLDLCIVAVLNHTLNISIAKNVRKFELDALISNLQKLTDGEKGINDVINSLINHGLLSTSEVPIGLQKFDDIYDLPRMEDILLARKSEQEIVGDENERIGQDVDKKLDLPHEMTSKALFFSKHMTLRMLLYLLNYILFTHYEPLGAEDPTTTILAKNYAQKALDYALDGYRNCMLYFVGVSDQNPLFKYMNVILCFHSLDIGHRALQFIICLILRVKCGPLNGLKETQTIFGTSVPSSCNSSSVEDENTEEPNNLNQDNQFQDDLMQNINLDNSDSLAEKLMSRMVLFKQLTEKLAPKYSFSVRVMKSTGFFISLLTTPSGSFGSKKNGSKHKHGVGKLLLSNWKHPKISNIPALLSSDSDQLKKCPVYQDALGFMPSRPSVTNLPSISNVEGLLPNAQANGRMTPQLPPIRSYQPITYSSSHMRVTPNSESDARKLGPDSHQVTNPLIPSPLSPANQQQNQVNVLHMHQQRSMSPAPMPMMNPTAMTTNQNMIPERKYAPHSGAATPILPGTNSDIQQQTQMTRNDPYPTEQFSLPPISSAKNNMAWGTTPESEQGDHLTPNTTTSSLDTPDFEDFIIQNSNFNGLLINPNSLAEAMGSLPSGRDGAILNVNSFKDFTTSTNDKTITPNSADQTDLFSVDMASTDFLPIDNFAIDGFMDSANLDIGSIWE; via the coding sequence ATGAGTACCACTACAACAATACCAGGAGCTGCtccaaaaaagaaaaggaataGAATTCCACTAAGTTGCACAATTTGTAGAAAGCGTAAGGTAAAGTGTGATAAAACAAGGCCACATTGTAACCAATGTACTAAGACAGGTGTTGCTCATCTTTGCCATTACATGGAACAAAACTGGGCACAGGATgctaagaaagaaatttccAAAGATAATGAACTGAAGAATCTGAAAGAGAGGTGCAAAATTCTGGAAGAAAAGCTAGCGAGGTATATGCACAATCCAGCTGTAACAGCATCTTTAGGCGCCTCTGTTGTAAACTCTCCTGTTGGATTGAGTTCACCGGTTGATGCCCCTATTAAATTAACAAACAGTCCAATGGTCAAACTAGAGGATGATACCAATATGGTTGACGACATGGCTAGACCTGTTAAAGAACACGATTATGACGAACTCGATCTAACCAGACAATTCGATTTGCTTCATATTAAATCAAATGGTACTATTCATTTGGGAGCTACTCACTGGCTTGCCATTATGAAAGGTGATCCATACTTGAAATTACTATGGACTCATATTTTCACTATGAGAGAAAAGCTTTTAGAATACTATACCAATGGTTCTGGACACAAACGAAGAAAAAGACAAAAGAACGGAGGAAAATGTCCTATTGATCACAGCAAATTCAAAGCTGCAGAATCCGAACAGAAAAATCATTTTGTCAAGACAACACCTATGGTTAATGATACACCAAAGAGCTCAATTGGCAAGTGCCCAATCGATCATAGAGCGATGAGTAACCCTGTTGGCGTAAATAGCAATGCAGGTCAATTCCAACCTATGCACCCCCCACATACTCATATTGTACAAAATAAGTGTCCTGTTGATCATAAAGTAAATGACTCTAACCTGACGAGTGCCAATACTGATAATAAGAATGCTGCTACTAAAAAATGCCCTATAAACCATTCCAAATAcaccaaagaaaaaatgcAAGGAGCTGGACTCAATGACAAACCTCTAACTAAACAAGAAGTCATTGAAAAACTTTGTCAATTGCTACCtccaaaaagaataattatGCTATACATAgacaaatttttcaaacaTTTTTACCCTGTTATACCTATTCTTGATGAACTGAACTTTAAGAATAACATAAATCAGATATTTGACCTGAATTCGCTGATCTCAAATACGATAATGAGCACTAGTTCTGATCTAGAATTAGAACCAATAACTTCAATGACACTTAACAAACCAACAGATTACTCTAATTTAGGTATCTTAATCATAATCATGAGGTTAGTTTGGCTATCTTTACCGATGAACTCTTGTAAAATCGACATTGAGAATCCTTTATTAAACAAATTACGCACAGACCATGATTTTAAAAACGAAGATTACGAATCAGGATCGTTAGCGTCATCACTGAGGCTCAAGGATGAACTCCAGCTCCTGAAATATGAGGTAGATGGTTTTGCCCTTGATTTAGTCAAAAAACATCTGATAAagtttgatgaaatttctAGTATATCCAATACGAACGTCAACATGTCAACTATTCAGTTTGCtgtattcttcaaattctACCTAATGAACTGTGCAAATGCCTCCAGTCAAGGTAACTCTGCGGGTAACTTTGATAATGAATCCCACCAAATTTTGTTATCTAGCATCATGATGATGGCATTTAGCTGTGGTTTACATAGAGATCCAGACAACTTCCCTCAGCTAAACGTTGTCTCCGCCAATTTAACTACTGATAATACAAGATCTGGTCCTCCTAGCAATTCCAATCGAAATGGATCAGAAACTCCATCTGTTTCTCCCAAAGATACTAATGTATCAATCGAGAGAGCAAAGCATACATGGAGAAAGGTTTGGTATTATATTGTAAGTCTTGACGTACAGCAATCATTGTTACTTGGTTCACCGCGACTAATcagaaatttgaatgatATCAGCGATACCAAACTACCCTCCGCATCCAAGATTGATTACGTGAAGGACATAAAAGAActtattataataaaaaactaTACACTGTTTTACCAACTAGATCTTTGTATCGTTGCTGTCTTAAACCATACTCTCAATATATCAATTGCTAAGAATGTCCGGAAGTTTGAACTTGATGCTTTGATCTCTAACCTTCAAAAATTGACTGATGGTGAGAAAGGTATCAATGATGTCATTAATTCTCTTATAAACCATGGCTTACTGTCGACATCAGAAGTACCAATTGGGCTGCAAAAGTTTGatgatatatatgattTGCCTAGGATGGAGGATATATTACTCGCAAGAAAATCAGAACAGGAAATAGTAGGCGATGAGAACGAGAGAATTGGTCAAGATGTTGACAAAAAACTAGACCTTCCACATGAGATGACGTCCAAGGCTTTATTTTTCTCGAAACATATGACGTTGAGGATGCTACTGTACTTGCTAAATTACATTTTATTTACTCATTATGAACCGTTAGGTGCAGAAGATCCAACAACTACCATACTAGCAAAGAATTATGCTCAGAAAGCCTTAGATTATGCGCTTGACGGTTATAGGAACTGTATGCTATACTTTGTTGGTGTTTCTGACCAGAATCCGTTATTTAAGTATATGAATGTGATACTGTGCTTCCACAGCTTAGATATAGGACATCGAGCTCTTCAATTCATTATATGCCTGATACTGAGGGTGAAATGTGGTCCATTAAACGGACTGAAGGAAACACAGACGATCTTTGGTACAAGTGTACCAAGCAGTTGTAATAGTAGTAGCGtagaagatgaaaacaCTGAAGAGCCAAATAATCTGAACCAAGATAACCAATTTCAAGATGATTTaatgcaaaatattaacCTGGACAATTCAGACTCATTGGCTGAGAAATTAATGTCAAGAATGGTTTTATTCAAGCAATTGACTGAAAAACTGGCCCCCAAATATAGCTTTTCTGTTAGGGTGATGAAGTCTACCGGTTTCTTCATATCGTTACTAACCACTCCAAGTGGATCATTTGGTAGTAAAAAGAATGGATCGAAACATAAGCATGGTGTTGGAAAGCTTTTACTTTCCAACTGGAAACATCCGAAAATTTCCAACATACCTGCATTATTGTCAAGCGATTCAGATCAATTAAAGAAATGCCCTGTTTATCAAGATGCGTTAGGCTTTATGCCATCCAGACCAAGTGTGACAAATTTACCATCTATTAGTAATGTTGAAGGTTTGCTTCCAAACGCCCAAGCCAATGGCAGAATGACACCACAGCTACCTCCAATCAGGTCCTATCAACCTATCACCTACTCTAGCAGTCATATGAGAGTTACTCCCAACTCTGAATCAGATGCAAGAAAATTGGGTCCTGACAGCCATCAAGTTACAAATCCTTTGATTCCATCACCATTATCACCTGCAAACCAGCAGCAAAATCAAGTTAATGTTCTCCATATGCACCAGCAAAGATCGATGTCACCTGCACCAATGCCTATGATGAATCCAACGGCAATGACAACAAACCAAAATATGATtccagaaagaaaatatgcCCCTCACTCTGGAGCTGCAACTCCTATCTTGCCAGGCACTAATTCTGACATACAACAACAGACCCAAATGACTCGTAATGACCCATACCCTACTGAACAATTCTCTTTACCACCGATTTCATCAGCCAAGAATAATATGGCATGGGGAACAACACCAGAATCAGAGCAGGGTGATCACTTAACACCAAATACAACAACTTCATCACTAGATACACCTGACTTCGAAGATTTTATTATCCAAAATTCTAATTTCAATGGCCTATTGATCAACCCCAATAGCCTTGCCGAAGCTATGGGCAGTCTGCCAAGTGGAAGAGATGGCGCTATACTGAATGTGAATTCATTCAAGGATTTTACAACATCAACCAACGACAAAACAATAACCCCAAATTCCGCGGATCAGACGGACTTGTTTTCTGTTGATATGGCATCTACTGATTTCTTACCTATCGACAACTTCGCCATTGATGGATTTATGGATTCGGCTAATTTAGACATTGGCTCAATCTGGGAGTAG